One stretch of Chitinophaga pendula DNA includes these proteins:
- a CDS encoding RNA polymerase sigma factor, which produces MEKLSDQRLLDLIRTGNHPAFTTLVNRHWEALYRYTCSRIRQEADAVDIVQEIFISCWNNRDTLYTDANDSLASWLFKAARYCIIDHYSRPHTTIYNEALLEATLQELADNATTVQLEFKELQQRLEAEIALLPDRLRIPYRMSRDTGLRLREIAEQLSLSEQTVKNNISAALQHLRMRLQHDDALSVLLLMILLQSHSH; this is translated from the coding sequence ATGGAAAAGCTTTCGGATCAACGGCTCCTGGACCTGATACGGACCGGCAATCATCCTGCTTTCACCACACTTGTGAACCGGCATTGGGAGGCATTGTACAGGTATACCTGTTCCCGCATACGGCAGGAAGCTGATGCGGTTGACATCGTGCAGGAGATATTTATCAGCTGCTGGAATAACCGGGATACGTTATATACGGATGCGAATGACAGCCTGGCATCGTGGTTATTCAAGGCGGCGCGGTACTGTATTATTGATCACTATTCGCGTCCTCATACGACTATTTATAATGAGGCATTGCTGGAGGCTACTTTACAAGAATTAGCGGACAATGCCACTACTGTACAGTTAGAGTTCAAAGAGTTACAACAAAGGCTGGAGGCGGAGATCGCCTTATTACCTGACCGGTTGCGGATACCATACCGTATGAGCCGGGATACGGGTTTGCGTTTGCGGGAGATCGCGGAGCAGTTATCGCTTTCGGAGCAAACGGTCAAGAATAATATCAGTGCGGCTTTGCAACATTTAAGGATGCGGTTGCAGCACGATGATGCGTTATCTGTATTGTTGCTGATGATCCTTTTACAATCTCATTCTCACTAG
- a CDS encoding FecR family protein, protein MERPQRRSITLKALLRRYLGRRVSPQDEQGISTWYDSLEDRDYAVFASAADQERIRTAIIDEVHRRTYPVRRPLRWVAAAAVAALVVCSGLYYYYQVLSDGRNTYTIVRAENGVHKRVQLADGSTAILNAATTLLIPSDYNQRERQLVLRGEASFNVKTDASRPFKVQSGALQTTVLGTTFNVKAYPGQEMQYITVNSGAVQVRRGDGGTALSSYVLHAHEGLRYLAAQQQVQLEAIAGDAAADWQSGVLNFSQYTIADMVHELQRQFDIPMQLKSTPADTGHYMIRFQRQGLEEILAVLSGLTGIQYYKKGGTIIIHTKSYTVPVK, encoded by the coding sequence ATGGAACGACCACAACGACGTAGTATCACATTAAAAGCATTGCTCCGGCGCTATTTAGGCCGGCGGGTATCTCCACAGGATGAGCAAGGTATATCGACCTGGTATGACAGTCTGGAGGACCGGGATTATGCTGTATTTGCCTCTGCGGCGGATCAGGAGCGGATACGTACGGCTATTATAGACGAGGTGCATCGGAGGACCTATCCTGTGCGGCGGCCTTTACGTTGGGTGGCTGCAGCAGCTGTTGCAGCACTGGTGGTATGTAGTGGTTTGTATTACTATTACCAGGTACTTTCTGACGGGCGGAATACTTATACGATCGTGCGTGCTGAAAACGGCGTGCATAAGCGTGTGCAACTGGCGGACGGCAGTACGGCGATATTGAATGCGGCTACAACGTTGCTGATACCGTCGGATTACAATCAGCGGGAGCGGCAGCTGGTATTGCGGGGGGAGGCTAGTTTTAATGTAAAGACGGATGCATCGCGTCCTTTCAAGGTGCAGAGCGGTGCTTTACAGACGACGGTATTGGGTACAACGTTTAACGTGAAGGCATATCCCGGGCAGGAGATGCAATATATCACTGTTAATAGTGGGGCGGTACAGGTGCGTAGGGGTGATGGCGGTACGGCGTTATCCAGTTATGTATTACATGCTCATGAGGGGTTGCGATATCTGGCGGCGCAGCAGCAGGTACAGCTGGAGGCGATTGCCGGGGATGCGGCAGCGGACTGGCAATCCGGTGTGTTGAATTTTTCACAATATACGATCGCGGATATGGTGCATGAGCTGCAACGGCAGTTTGACATTCCTATGCAATTAAAGTCCACGCCAGCTGATACGGGGCATTATATGATCCGTTTTCAGCGTCAGGGGCTGGAGGAGATACTCGCTGTTTTGTCCGGATTGACCGGCATTCAATATTATAAAAAAGGGGGGACCATCATTATTCACACAAAATCTTATACCGTGCCAGTAAAGTAG
- a CDS encoding DinB family protein: protein MTHKLYRTGAIGALLDEYEKAINETIDLVEDLSDNALTTIVDHKTSDPNCRSVQTVLAHVIASMYSYAIYIRTAYGQPVPRPGNILRPSVGQYMEDFNAAMQFTADSFSNINDEELDQPDPAKQMDTTWGKHYDLEQLTEHAIVHVLRHRRQLEKFRILLRQVP, encoded by the coding sequence ATGACACACAAATTATATAGGACCGGCGCAATCGGCGCACTACTTGATGAATACGAAAAAGCAATCAACGAAACAATCGACCTCGTAGAAGATCTCTCCGATAACGCACTCACCACTATAGTAGATCACAAAACCTCCGATCCCAATTGCCGATCCGTACAAACAGTACTGGCACATGTTATCGCCTCCATGTATAGCTACGCAATCTATATCCGCACCGCTTACGGACAGCCAGTCCCCAGACCTGGCAACATACTCCGGCCATCCGTCGGACAATACATGGAAGATTTTAATGCCGCCATGCAGTTCACCGCAGATTCCTTCTCTAACATAAACGATGAAGAACTCGACCAGCCGGATCCGGCAAAACAAATGGATACCACATGGGGCAAACACTACGACCTGGAACAACTCACCGAACATGCCATCGTCCACGTACTACGCCACAGAAGACAACTCGAAAAATTCAGAATACTACTACGGCAAGTACCATAA
- a CDS encoding ABC transporter permease, which produces MLTSYFKIAIRSLWRNGTFSFLNIAGLVIGITCTSLIFLWVEDELTYNHVHEKRDHLYRIMENQTYDGVVYTFGNTPVLLSEAIQREIPGIKHTARMSWGTELLFGEAERSSYFTGRYVDSSLFSMFTFQLLEGSASTAFRELNTIVISEKMAKQFFPDGHALGKVLKMNATDALVVSGVFKDLPKNTTYQFDWLGPFARFENNNIWLRGWGNNSITTFVELDPAVELAAVNNKLRKFITTKHPESTTECFLFSMNDWNLREQFTNGKQTGGRIGYVRLFSLIAWIVLIIACINFMNLATARSERKAKEIGVRKSIGATKGSLVWQFISDSLLLSFIAVIVAVVFIYLLLPFFNQLVDKSLVVGLFQPLHLLWLVGIGIITGLIAGSYPAFYLSSFHPVSVLKGVLKTSGGAIFIRKGLVVTQFAVSIVLIIATVIVYQQISHVKNRDLGYNKDRLIHLQVRGAIADKFDVIKQELKASGMVANATLSMDKILNLSTNSDGFSWQGKDPQQDILITKEYASPEYVSTMGLQLASGRDFYPAGNTDSTSIIINEQLARQMGPAGKVGNIIHSSGEETPYEIVGILKDFLYSDMYNAGAPLILFCSKEMPKYMTIRIASGVSVPTALSRIEEVMVRNNPGYPFAYKFVDEDFDRMFKTEALIGKLAGVFALLAILISCLGLFGLVAYTAERRTKEMGIRKVLGATSIRLMALLAKGFLQLIAISYLIAFPIAWFMMARWLQSYDYHTRIYWWTFVGTGVVVLLIAIVTISFQAIKAALTNPIKALKAE; this is translated from the coding sequence ATGCTTACTAGTTATTTTAAGATCGCGATACGTAGTCTTTGGCGGAACGGGACATTTAGTTTTCTAAATATTGCCGGTCTGGTCATTGGTATTACCTGTACCTCACTGATATTTTTATGGGTGGAGGATGAGCTCACTTATAATCACGTGCATGAGAAGCGGGATCATTTGTACCGGATTATGGAGAACCAGACGTATGACGGGGTAGTGTATACATTTGGGAATACGCCTGTTTTGCTGTCGGAGGCGATACAGCGGGAGATACCCGGTATTAAGCATACGGCGAGGATGAGCTGGGGGACTGAGTTATTATTTGGGGAGGCAGAACGTTCCAGTTATTTTACCGGCCGTTATGTTGACTCGTCTTTGTTTTCCATGTTTACATTTCAGTTGCTGGAGGGAAGTGCTTCGACGGCTTTCCGTGAACTGAATACGATTGTGATCAGTGAGAAGATGGCGAAGCAGTTTTTTCCGGACGGGCATGCGCTGGGGAAGGTACTGAAGATGAATGCTACTGATGCCCTGGTGGTGAGTGGAGTATTTAAGGACTTACCTAAGAATACTACGTATCAATTTGACTGGCTGGGTCCATTTGCCCGTTTTGAAAATAATAATATTTGGCTGAGGGGTTGGGGGAATAATTCCATTACTACTTTTGTAGAGTTGGACCCTGCTGTGGAGCTGGCGGCTGTAAACAATAAGTTGCGCAAGTTTATTACTACGAAACATCCGGAGAGCACTACGGAGTGTTTTCTTTTTTCTATGAACGACTGGAACCTGCGAGAGCAGTTTACCAACGGTAAGCAGACCGGGGGGAGGATTGGTTATGTGCGGTTATTTTCTCTTATTGCGTGGATCGTGTTGATCATTGCCTGTATTAACTTTATGAATCTGGCGACGGCGCGTTCGGAGCGGAAGGCGAAGGAGATTGGTGTAAGGAAATCCATTGGCGCGACGAAAGGCAGCCTGGTATGGCAGTTCATCAGCGACTCGTTGTTATTATCATTTATTGCGGTGATCGTGGCGGTTGTTTTTATTTACCTGTTGCTGCCGTTTTTCAACCAATTGGTGGACAAATCGCTTGTTGTAGGGCTTTTTCAGCCGCTACATCTGCTATGGCTGGTGGGGATCGGCATTATTACGGGGCTTATAGCTGGTAGTTATCCTGCTTTTTATCTATCCTCTTTTCATCCGGTGTCTGTATTGAAGGGGGTATTAAAGACCAGTGGTGGAGCTATATTTATCCGGAAGGGGTTGGTGGTGACACAGTTTGCGGTCTCAATCGTATTGATCATTGCGACGGTGATTGTGTATCAGCAGATCAGTCACGTTAAAAACCGGGATCTGGGATATAACAAGGACCGGTTGATACATCTGCAGGTACGGGGTGCTATTGCGGACAAGTTTGATGTGATCAAGCAGGAGTTAAAGGCAAGTGGTATGGTGGCTAATGCGACATTGAGCATGGATAAGATATTGAATCTGTCTACTAATTCGGATGGTTTCAGCTGGCAGGGGAAGGACCCGCAGCAGGATATATTGATTACGAAGGAGTATGCCAGTCCTGAGTATGTATCGACGATGGGGTTGCAGCTAGCCAGTGGAAGGGATTTTTATCCTGCAGGGAATACGGATAGTACCAGTATTATTATCAACGAGCAGTTGGCCAGGCAGATGGGTCCTGCGGGGAAAGTGGGCAATATCATTCATTCTTCCGGCGAGGAAACGCCCTATGAGATCGTTGGTATTTTAAAGGACTTTTTATACAGTGACATGTACAATGCCGGTGCGCCCTTGATATTGTTTTGTTCAAAGGAGATGCCTAAATATATGACGATCCGGATTGCTTCCGGGGTATCGGTGCCTACGGCGTTGTCCAGGATAGAGGAGGTCATGGTCCGCAACAATCCCGGGTATCCATTTGCCTACAAATTCGTTGACGAAGATTTCGATCGTATGTTCAAGACGGAGGCGTTGATCGGGAAGTTAGCCGGTGTATTTGCTTTGCTGGCTATATTGATCTCTTGCCTGGGATTATTTGGTCTGGTGGCTTATACTGCGGAGCGCCGGACTAAGGAGATGGGTATACGAAAGGTGTTGGGGGCGACCAGTATCCGGTTGATGGCGTTGCTGGCGAAAGGGTTCCTGCAACTCATTGCGATCTCTTACCTGATCGCTTTCCCTATTGCCTGGTTTATGATGGCGCGCTGGCTGCAATCGTACGATTATCATACCCGTATTTACTGGTGGACATTTGTGGGTACGGGTGTTGTGGTATTGCTGATAGCGATCGTTACGATCAGTTTCCAGGCGATCAAGGCGGCGCTTACCAATCCTATCAAGGCATTGAAAGCGGAATAA
- a CDS encoding TonB-dependent receptor domain-containing protein, which produces MKLTLFSALFSTSMAFAGVTTGQTMEQVKVSLSVRETPLRKVLEMIERQSALGIGYSTDAIPYNSKISYNANDKSVADVLRELFKAFPVHIRQVSGQYVLIQADAAGVQQQVQITGTVTDRLTREALPGVSVSIKGSSSGASTDVEGRFSLRFPAQQESVTLVIYFLGFKRQEVVVSREHASGLHISLEADRLGLDEVVVTGQGVNTTKRRLSTNVVSIGARDIEDAPNGRLDQLLQSRLPNAQIRLTGGQAGATSIMRSRGVISAYKNSTPIIYVDGVRMDNLNTVAALGGGSTQGAAISSISDIPMDNIEKIEFINGGAATTLYGSDAANGVIQIFTRKGGADKTSVTAETQMGIETPTADFLHFKRTKELLMQDGFYQRHHVGINGGRDNFGYSFSGNYMNTSGTQLYNQNSNRKIDFSTGFRAGLGSKVTYESSFSFVNNKYKRNRNGNQGGYTGLWFTESGASAITGPKFNPDLDALSDAEFAKMKAYVNEAERLQDNNILINRFQTSQSFKYEPIKHLVFKATGGVDYRVQENQVITTNKYLSFTTGNPVKDQGSITNADRKYLGITLELNGQYEFKAGDFSFVSTAGTQYFRTEDHQSAYNGSNIRDGARLISDATTKTGEEALVQAVNYGVYVQENIGYKNKLFLDLGLRGDGNPAFGNNIGIQYYPKAGIAYVPNDERWFQAISPVVSSAKLRGSIGLAGNLPFPFYNLRTIAFQGFNNEQAAFFGIPGNAGLGPEKTRTVEGGLDLGFLKDRLLLTASYYQAVTNQALFSVPPTPSSGQSQPQQYNIGMILNRGWEFSVVGIPLETKDYSLRLNASVNTLYNTVKDAAGIPPFNLNGFSARTIQTVVQEGNPVGFLRGNYGVFGPDGTLQSTLAQQNLGTTIPTLFGSMGLNFRYRHFNLFANADYQQGAYANSFDAQFRFNYGASNEGIPQAEIDKNKRTNWLNFTNKFVQRTDFIKVRVIGMSYTLQPALFRKVIKSATVSLSAINPLNFASSDFDPEATISGSAQGQGGATTGGISYATYSAPRQFLGTIRLNF; this is translated from the coding sequence ATGAAACTGACACTGTTTTCTGCTTTGTTCAGTACATCTATGGCCTTTGCCGGTGTAACGACGGGGCAGACCATGGAGCAGGTAAAGGTCAGTCTTTCCGTGAGGGAGACGCCACTGCGTAAGGTGCTGGAGATGATAGAGCGGCAGTCCGCTCTGGGAATAGGTTATAGTACGGATGCGATACCGTACAACAGTAAGATAAGTTACAATGCTAATGACAAGTCGGTAGCGGACGTATTGCGGGAGTTATTTAAGGCGTTTCCTGTGCATATTCGCCAGGTGAGTGGTCAGTATGTGTTGATACAGGCGGATGCTGCCGGTGTTCAGCAGCAGGTGCAGATCACGGGTACGGTAACGGACCGGTTGACGAGGGAGGCTTTGCCAGGTGTGAGTGTGAGTATCAAGGGGAGTAGTTCTGGGGCGTCGACGGATGTGGAAGGGCGTTTTTCGCTCCGTTTTCCTGCGCAGCAGGAGTCGGTTACGCTGGTGATCTATTTTTTAGGATTCAAGAGACAGGAGGTTGTCGTAAGCCGAGAGCATGCCAGTGGTTTGCATATATCGCTGGAGGCTGACCGGCTGGGTCTGGATGAGGTGGTGGTAACGGGTCAAGGTGTTAATACGACGAAGCGCCGGCTGTCGACTAATGTGGTGAGTATCGGGGCGCGTGACATAGAAGACGCGCCTAATGGCCGGCTGGATCAGCTGTTACAGTCGCGGTTGCCCAATGCGCAGATCCGGCTGACGGGTGGTCAGGCGGGAGCTACCTCTATTATGCGTTCGCGCGGGGTGATCTCTGCTTATAAGAACTCCACTCCTATCATCTATGTGGACGGTGTGCGGATGGATAATCTCAATACGGTGGCGGCATTAGGCGGCGGCAGTACACAAGGAGCAGCTATCAGTTCGATATCTGACATTCCGATGGATAATATTGAGAAGATAGAATTCATCAACGGCGGTGCGGCCACTACACTTTACGGATCGGATGCGGCGAATGGGGTGATCCAGATCTTTACGCGTAAAGGCGGTGCTGACAAGACATCGGTTACGGCGGAGACGCAGATGGGCATTGAGACCCCTACGGCGGACTTCCTGCATTTCAAACGTACCAAGGAGTTGTTGATGCAGGATGGTTTTTATCAGCGTCATCACGTGGGTATTAACGGTGGGCGTGACAACTTTGGTTACAGCTTTTCCGGTAACTATATGAATACGAGCGGTACGCAGCTGTATAACCAGAACAGCAACCGTAAGATCGATTTCAGCACAGGATTCCGTGCTGGTCTTGGCAGTAAGGTGACGTATGAAAGTTCTTTCTCTTTTGTGAATAATAAGTATAAGCGTAACCGTAATGGTAATCAGGGCGGTTATACCGGGTTGTGGTTTACGGAGAGCGGGGCATCTGCTATTACCGGACCGAAGTTCAATCCGGACCTGGATGCGCTGAGCGATGCGGAGTTTGCGAAGATGAAAGCTTATGTGAACGAGGCGGAGCGTTTGCAGGATAACAATATCCTGATCAACCGTTTCCAGACTTCCCAATCCTTTAAATATGAGCCTATAAAACACCTGGTATTTAAGGCTACCGGCGGGGTGGATTACCGTGTGCAGGAGAACCAGGTGATCACTACCAACAAGTATCTTTCTTTCACTACCGGCAATCCTGTAAAGGACCAGGGTAGCATTACCAATGCGGACAGGAAGTACCTGGGCATTACGTTGGAGCTGAACGGGCAATATGAGTTTAAGGCCGGTGATTTCTCTTTTGTATCTACTGCCGGCACGCAGTATTTCCGGACGGAAGATCATCAGAGTGCGTATAACGGCAGTAATATCAGAGACGGGGCGCGGCTGATATCGGATGCTACTACGAAGACCGGTGAGGAAGCGCTGGTGCAGGCGGTGAACTATGGGGTATATGTGCAGGAGAACATTGGTTATAAGAATAAATTGTTCCTGGATCTGGGTTTACGCGGGGACGGTAATCCTGCTTTCGGTAACAACATTGGTATTCAATATTATCCAAAGGCAGGTATTGCTTATGTACCTAATGATGAGCGTTGGTTCCAGGCGATCTCGCCGGTGGTATCGTCTGCCAAGTTGCGGGGAAGTATAGGGCTGGCTGGTAACTTGCCTTTCCCGTTCTATAATCTGCGTACGATCGCTTTCCAGGGATTCAACAATGAGCAAGCAGCCTTTTTCGGCATACCCGGTAATGCCGGGTTAGGGCCTGAGAAGACCCGTACTGTAGAAGGCGGTTTGGACCTGGGTTTTCTGAAGGACCGATTGTTGCTGACCGCCAGTTATTACCAGGCTGTTACCAACCAGGCGTTGTTCTCTGTGCCCCCTACGCCCTCCAGTGGTCAATCACAGCCGCAGCAATATAATATAGGCATGATATTGAACCGCGGTTGGGAATTCAGTGTGGTAGGTATTCCTTTGGAGACCAAAGACTATTCCCTGCGGCTCAATGCCTCTGTGAATACGCTGTATAATACGGTAAAGGATGCGGCCGGTATTCCTCCCTTTAACCTGAATGGTTTCAGTGCACGTACTATACAGACGGTGGTGCAGGAAGGCAACCCGGTAGGATTCTTACGCGGTAACTATGGTGTATTTGGACCTGACGGTACCTTGCAGAGTACCTTGGCGCAGCAGAACCTGGGTACTACTATTCCTACTTTATTTGGTAGTATGGGTTTGAACTTCCGATATCGTCATTTCAACCTGTTTGCCAATGCAGATTACCAGCAGGGGGCGTATGCGAATTCTTTTGATGCGCAGTTCCGTTTTAACTACGGCGCCAGCAATGAAGGTATTCCTCAGGCGGAGATCGACAAGAACAAACGTACGAACTGGTTGAATTTTACGAACAAGTTTGTGCAGCGTACGGACTTTATCAAGGTACGAGTGATCGGTATGAGTTATACTTTACAGCCAGCGTTGTTCCGCAAGGTGATCAAATCGGCGACGGTGAGCCTGAGTGCTATCAATCCATTGAATTTTGCCAGTTCGGATTTTGATCCGGAGGCTACTATCAGTGGTAGTGCGCAAGGTCAGGGAGGAGCTACTACCGGTGGTATCAGCTATGCTACTTATTCTGCGCCCAGACAGTTCCTCGGTACTATCCGTCTAAATTTCTAA
- a CDS encoding GNAT family N-acetyltransferase produces the protein MTIRPITPADDQQVGNIIRTVLAEFGVNRPGTAYYDEQIFTLSAVFDTPGAAYWIATSEDTLVGGAGIFPTAGLPNHYCELVKFYLLPQSRGKGIGRSLLQKAIDTARQMGYTHMYLETLPELTIAIPQYEKAGFKYLDGPLGNSGHYACTVWMLKEL, from the coding sequence ATGACCATCAGACCCATCACCCCTGCCGATGACCAACAGGTAGGAAATATCATCAGGACCGTTCTGGCAGAATTCGGCGTCAACAGACCAGGCACCGCATATTACGACGAACAGATATTTACCCTCTCCGCCGTGTTCGATACCCCCGGTGCCGCCTACTGGATCGCCACCTCAGAAGATACCCTCGTAGGTGGCGCCGGCATATTCCCCACCGCCGGACTACCCAACCATTACTGCGAACTGGTGAAATTTTACCTGCTCCCCCAAAGCCGCGGAAAAGGCATCGGGCGGTCCCTCCTGCAAAAAGCAATAGATACCGCCCGACAAATGGGATATACACATATGTACCTCGAAACATTACCAGAACTCACCATCGCCATCCCCCAATACGAAAAGGCTGGATTCAAATACCTCGATGGCCCCCTCGGAAATTCCGGCCACTACGCCTGCACCGTCTGGATGCTGAAAGAACTCTGA